From the genome of Chelonia mydas isolate rCheMyd1 chromosome 2, rCheMyd1.pri.v2, whole genome shotgun sequence, one region includes:
- the FBXO43 gene encoding F-box only protein 43 — translation MSESRSVLSILKRGRLTSPSNNVKYSSFRDSCSTSIFHDRGYSVSLKDPSFDHTDAEHKDELSTRRLSLLHDYSEHSYPNLVIPVFSPIENENNSISLSERKEANVATDFLETPKVSKKDSSLRRRLLLSKTALGGTVGCLERQVNSSDCSRKKTLSCVLSFEERLSKSSSYSPRDNTYKPLATSTLKTEESSPACQKLRLAFSQQRTSTVDDSKCKNNFLSEPECLSPIHHNTSKDTIIDKTPNELSDSSLTSINDESTSLELLRTPTCCMLSETNEDKFLTPVSNLTADFNFYLLDINTPPTHVVSDLELSVPEDSGFNSLGLDKSEDSSSDHEGSFQELLQKQKEVSKLLDAKRKSRKLDRVRRLSTLRERGSQSETEEDYDITLINSEYKLKIARDSASEDSGLVFKEENSGDLVLNLGDLSRTPALQVVREIFLRSKRKRPEQNGLLENTERAEMSVLEYILAGLIGKKMGLEKLDILTELKYRDLKHILAIVLGALTVESLCSIWKVSKNWREIVIQDKNAYLRRKLYIKQLKAEAGGCLLHVEDAATRLNILSRSALRPVQAQAKTAVLQTPPYCNELLTPTGCSSVPQSTSKQEEYLKIAKTLFIDEALKPCPRCQCPAKYQPLKKRGLCSRQACAFDFCILCLCTFHGSKECSSASAKQRNKKDALPGSAQSKRNLKRL, via the exons ATGTCAGAAAGTCGCTCAGTGCTGTCTATTCTTAAAAGAGGCAGGTTGACTTCTCCCAGCAACAATGTGAAATACTCCAGCTTTAGAGACTCTTGTTCCACCTCCATATTTCATGATCGTGGATACAGTGTATCATTAAAAGATCCTAGCTTTGATCATACTGATGCAGAACATAAAGATGAACTGAGCACAAGACGTCTATCGTTACTACATGATTATTCTGAACATTCATACCCTAATTTAGTAATTCCAGTGTTTTCTCccattgaaaatgaaaataattctaTCTCCTTATCTGAAAGAAAAGAGGCAAATGTAGCTACAGATTTTTTGGAAACTCCTAAAGTAAGTAAAAAAGACTCATCACTGCGTAGGAGACTGCTTCTGTCTAAAACTGCTTTGGGAGGCACTGTAGGATGCTTGGAAAGGCAAGTCAATTCTTCAGATTGCAGTAGGAAAAAAACATTATCTTGTGTTCTCAGTTTTGAAGAAAGACTTTCAAAAAGTTCTTCGTATTCTCCAAGAGATAATACTTACAAACCTCTAGCTACTAGCACTTTAAAAACTGAGGAGTCTAGTCCTGCTTGCCAAAAATTGAGGCTTGCCTTTTCACAGCAAAGGACTTCTACAGTAGATGATTCCAAATGTAAAAACAACTTCTTGTCAGAACCTGAATGTTTATCTCCAATTCACCATAATACTTCTAAGGACACTATTATTGACAAGACTCCTAATGAGCTTAGTGATAGTTCCCTCACAAGCATTAATGATGAAAGCACCTCTCTGGAATTGCTTAGAACCCCTACATGTTGTATGTTGTCTGAGACGAATGAGGATAAATTTCTGACTCCAGTCAGCAACCTAACAGCAGATTTTAACTTCTATTTACTTGACATAAATACTCCCCCTACTCATGTGGTAAGTGACTTGGAGCTTTCAGTGCCTGAAGACAGTGGGTTTAATTCCCTTGGCTTAGATAAATCAGAAGATTCCTCTTCAGATCATGAGGGATCTTTCCAAGAACTCCTTCAAAAACAGAAGGAAGTTTCCAAACTTCTGGATGCTAAAAGAAAGTCAAGAAAACTAGACCGAGTGAGGAGGTTATCCACCCTTCGGGAACGGGGTTCGCAGTCTGAGACAGAGGAAGACTATGATATTACACTAATTAATTcagaatataaattaaaaatagcaaGAGACTCTGCCAGTGAAGACAGTGGATTGGTTTTTAAAGAGGAGAATAGTGGAGATTTGGTTCTAAATCTTGGAGATTTATCAAGAACACCTGCTTTACAAGTAGTCCGTGAAATCTTCTTGCGAAGCAAAAGAAAAAGACCAGAGCAAAATGGACTCTTGGAGAACACTGAGAGAGCTGAAATGTCTGTATTAGAATATATTCTTGCTGGACTCATAGGCAAGAAAATGGGCCTTGAAAAATTAGATATTTTAACAGAATTAAAATACAGAGATTTAAAGCATATCCTTGCTATAGTTCTAGGTGCTTTGACTGTGGAAAGCCTATGCAG TATTTGGAAAGTAAGCAAGAACTGGCGTGAAATTGTTATACAAGACAAAAATGCATATCTCAGGAGAAAGCTGTACATCAAACAGCTGAAGGCGGAAGCTGGG GGATGTCTCTTGCATGTTGAAGATGCTGCCACAAGACTTAATATTCTAAGTAGATCTGCTCTAAGACCTGTTCAagctcaagctaaaactgctgtGTTACAAACACCACCTTATTGCAATGAGCTTTTAACACCTACAGGATGCAGTTCTGTTCCCCAGTCAACTAGTAAACAGGAAGAGTACCTTAAG ATTGCCAAAACCCTTTTTATTGATGAAGCTTTAAAACCTTGTCCAAGATGTCAGTGCCCAGCTAAGTATCAGCCCTTAAAGAAAAGGGGACTATGTAGCCGACAAGCCTGTGCGTTTGACttttgtattttgtgtttgtgcacCTTCCACGGGTCAAAAGAATGCAGTAGTGCATCTGCAAAGCAGCGAAATAAAAAAGATGCTCTTCCAGGAAGTGCCCAAAGCAAGAGAAATTTAAAAAGACTCTAA